Proteins from a genomic interval of Euwallacea fornicatus isolate EFF26 chromosome 1, ASM4011564v1, whole genome shotgun sequence:
- the LOC136350962 gene encoding dynein light chain Tctex-type 5-like has product MYFILLMRNRYHFLSEPCTTILPSLFAYIMVNNRFCVYIEIDARSRGASKEVYSLKTSPVNSYTPMLGKLLFGIILWIIVISSSLRIVMSANSLFGNTIIHNNNDEGPRYQNTYKLDSDNPFNTEKVSKILQEVMNETIENLQYDPEKCAAAAKQASVEIRGKVKQLEFDRYKLVCIVSIGEKNSQDIYATCRFLWDPEKDRHSVYSLENTYVYAIAYCFGLYYE; this is encoded by the exons ATGTACTTTATTCTGCTGATGCGAAATCGATATCATTTTCTTTCGGAGCCTTGCACGACTATCTTGCCCTCATTATTCGCCTATATAATGGtaaataatcgattttgtGTCTATATTGAAATAGACGCAAGGTCCAGAGGCGCTTCAAAAGAGGTTTACTCCTTAAAGACTTCGCCTGTTAATTCATACACGCCTATGCTCGGAAAACTATTATTCGGCATCATTCTTTGGATTATCGTGATTAGTAGTAGTCTTCGTATAGTCATGAGCGCCAATTCGCTCTTCGGCAACACCATAATCCATAATAACAACGATGAA GGACCTCGTTATCAAAACACGTACAAGCTCGATTCGGACAATCCCTTCAACACGGAGAAAGTGAGTAAGATCTTGCAAGAAGTTATGAACGAGACTATCGAGAATCTGCAGTACGACCCTGAGAAGTGCGCTGCTGCTGCCAAGCAAGCATCCGTGGAAATCAGGGGGAAAGTGAAGCAATTAGAATTCGATAG GTATAAATTAGTCTGCATTGTATCGATAGGAGAAAAGAATTCGCAAGATATTTACGCAACTTGTAGATTTCTGTGGGACCCTGAGAAGGACAGACACTCTGTTTATTCTCTGGAAAACACCTATGTTTACGCGATAGCTTATTGTTTTGGGCTTTATTATGAAtga
- the LOC136343431 gene encoding LOW QUALITY PROTEIN: uncharacterized protein (The sequence of the model RefSeq protein was modified relative to this genomic sequence to represent the inferred CDS: substituted 3 bases at 3 genomic stop codons): MPILTGLQWIDTTNRFDEFXNLPNCLGNIDGNHIGIHCPAKSESAFYNCKSYFSQQLAAITDADNNFMAIDVGDHGRNGDGAVSRNSNIGRNFKVSTLNILRPYPLFKKSQEAVFRFYFARDVAFPLSKNLLKPYXFXFLTNTKKIFNHRLSRSRRRVECAFGIMISKFQVPERPIISSPNKADKIVIAICILFNFVRKMDGNVSEHFTQTGCNIITPSNNAIFSLKVGEARMMLWDRLCTCINQPYVALPWQSKYYI; this comes from the coding sequence ATGCCGATTTTAACTGGACTGCAATGGATTGATACAACTAACCGCTTTGatgaattttagaatttacCGAACTGTCTTGGTAACATTGATGGTAACCATATTGGTATCCATTGTCCAGCCAAAAGTGAATCTGCCTTTTATAAttgtaaaagttatttttcacaGCAGTTAGCGGCTATAACAGATGCAGACAACAACTTTATGGCAATTGATGTTGGCGACCATGGAAGAAATGGTGACGGTGCAGTATccagaaattcaaatatcggACGAAACTTCAAAGTAAGCACGCTCAATATTTTACGACCGTATCCTCTGTTCAAAAAATCACAGGAAGCGGTCTTTCGCTTCTATTTTGCCAGAGACGTTGCCTTTCCGCTTtccaaaaatttactaaagccctattgattttgatttttaaccaATACGAAAAAGATCTTCAACCATAGGTTGTCACGGTCCCGTCGAAGGGTAGAATGTGCTTTTGGCATaatgatttcaaaatttcaagtaccAGAAAGACCTATTATATCCTCTCCAAATAAGGCCGATAAAATAGTGATAGcaatttgtatattatttaattttgtaagaaaaatgGATGGAAATGTGTCAGAACATTTCACTCAGACGGGTTGTAACATAATAACACCGAGCAACAACGCAATTTTCAGCCTCAAAGTCGGCGAGGCACGGATGATGCTATGGGATAGATTATGTACGTGTATTAATCAGCCGTACGTAGCATTGCCTTGGCAGtccaaatattatatttaa
- the LOC136341602 gene encoding acidic mammalian chitinase-like produces the protein MKRLFLSLLVALLSAQTSSTHVICYYESWVAWSGINPEDFDASLCTHVNYAFISLSEDGSLKVEDEELDIGQDLYKRVTAMKNSNTNLKVLLSVGGQSSGDIFRSMAADSSKRSAFLDSSTYFISTYGFDGLDVDWEYPEAADSDNYITLLKEIKSLFNEKGWLLTAAVSSDVESHGYNVAEMLNYLDFINIMTYDFYGPWSQYTGENSPLYASSVESEWEKSHLNVASAASNWVNAGAPKDRLTVGTGFYGRSFTLVDANSNGLHAAITGPGSDGGSPTYATICSDYSSWTRVWDDEQKSPRKYNGNQWLGYDDPDSTSLKAAWIKDNGFLGVMIWAINQDDMTGTCGEKQILLKEINKAIA, from the exons ATGAAGCGCCTCTTCCTTTCTCTTCTTGTAGCGCTGCTCAGCGCTCAGACCTCCTCAA CTCACGTGATCTGCTACTACGAAAGCTGGGTGGCATGGAGCGGTATCAACCCTGAGGACTTCGACGCTTCGCTCTGCACCCACGTGAACTACGCCTTTATTTCGCTGTCGGAGGATGGAAGCCTCAAAGTTGAGGATGAAGAATTGGACATTGGCCAAG ATCTCTACAAGAGGGTAACGGCCATGAAAAACAGCAACACAAACTTGAAAGTTTTGCTCAGCGTGGGAGGTCAAAGCTCTGGAGACATCTTCCGAT CTATGGCTGCCGACTCCTCCAAGAGAAGTGCCTTTCTAGATAGCTCCACCTACTTCATCTCAACCTACGGTTTTGATGGGTTGGATGTTGACTGGGAATACCCGGAGGCTGCAGATTCG GACAACTATATAACTCTATTAAAAGAGATTAAATCCCTTTTTAACGAGAAGGGATGGCTCCTAACAGCCGCAGTCTCCTCTGATGTAGAGAGCCATGGATACAACGTGGCAGAAATGCTGAA ttatctAGACTTCATTAACATAATGACCTACGATTTTTACGGCCCTTGGAGCCAATACACAGGGGAAAATTCTCCACTCTACGCATCGAGCGTAGAATCAGAGTGGGAAAAATCACACCTGAACGTAGCTT cCGCCGCCTCTAACTGGGTGAACGCCGGGGCTCCAAAAGACCGCTTGACCGTTGGTACAGGATTTTATGGCCGCTCTTTCACACTAGTCGATGCAAATTCTAATGGGTTGCACGCGGCCATTACCGGACCTGGAAGCGATGGCGGATCACCCACTTACGCCACT ATCTGTTCTGATTATTCAAGTTGGACTAGAGTGTGGGACGACGAACAAAAGAGCCCTCGCAAATACAACGGGAATCAGTGGTTGGGATATGACGATCCCGATTCTACTTCGCTTAAA GCTGCATGGATTAAAGATAATGGCTTCCTGGGGGTGATGATTTGGGCCATAAATCAAGACGATATGACCGGTACTTGCGGGGAGAAGCAGATTcttttgaaggaaattaacAAGGCAATTGCTTAA